A genomic region of Salvelinus namaycush isolate Seneca chromosome 7, SaNama_1.0, whole genome shotgun sequence contains the following coding sequences:
- the LOC120050318 gene encoding vasoactive intestinal polypeptide receptor 2-like isoform X1, which translates to MERSRVGLLLLTLCLLLTEVTGRNPTCHFIWELQRAELECHNQLEKQSLEPPGCGGLWDNISCWAPAAVGEEVTLSCPPALTHLFGRHGTFSRNCTEAGWSDIYPSISTVCWSSDNKPNKLLFYSVVKTLYTLGHSLSIIALITSTFTLCLIRRLHCTRNYIHVNLFVSFILRAVAVLVKDSVIFSQNQNTDCSTQPSLVGCKVSLVMFNYFIMANFFWLLVEGLYLQTLLLVTYSYTHLAVYLTIGWGLPSVFLVIWIFCRMYLEDTDCWERNDIPTPRRVINWPIMASVIINFVLFISIIRILVQKLLCSDVGGNNQSQYRCLAKSTLLLIPLFGVNYMVFVYLVETESDRMAEYKIIFDLGLGSFQVYHYLNP; encoded by the exons ATGGAGCGTTCACGGGTCGGTCTGCTGCTCCTCACGCTCTGCCTTTTACTTACG GAAGTCACCGGGAGAAATCCCACATGTCACTTCATCTGGGAGCTGCAGAGGGCGGAACTAGAATGTCACAATCAGCTGGAGAAACAATCACTAGAGCCTCCCG GCTGTGGTGGTCTATGGGACAACATCTCATGTTGGGCCCCAGCAGCAGTAGGGGAAGAGGTGACTCTCTCCTGCCCCCCTGCTCTCACACACCTCTTCGGACGACATG GTACCTTTAGTAGGAACTGTACTGAGGCTGGCTGGTCTGACATCTACCCCAGCATCAGCACTGTCTGCTGGTCCAGCGACAACAAACCTAACAAG CTGCTGTTCTACTCAGTGGTGAAGACTCTGTACACTCTGGGCCACAGTCTCTCAATTATTGCTCTCATCACCTCTACATTCACCCTCTGTCTGATCAg gaggctCCACTGCACTAGGAACTACATCCATGTGAACCTGTTTGTGTCGTTCATCTTGCGAGCCGTGGCTGTGCTGGTTAAAGACTCTGTCATCTTCTCCCAGAACCAAAACACTGACTGTAGCACACAGCCCTCACTG GTGGGCTGTAAGGTCAGTTTGGTGATGTTTAACTATTTCATAATGgctaacttcttctggctgctgGTGGAGGGGCTCTACCTACAGACACTGCTCCTGGTAACCTATTCATATACACACCTCGCTGTCTACCTCACAATCGGCTGGG gGTTACCCTCAGTATTTCTGGTGATCTGGATCTTCTGTAGGATGTATCTGGAAGACACCGA cTGCTGGGAGAGGAATGACATTCCTACCCCTAGGAGGGTGATCAACTGGCCCATAATGGCGTCTGTGATA ATCAACTTTGTTCTGTTCATCAGTATCATCCGTATCCTAGTCCAGAAACTACTCTGCTCTGACGTGGGCGGGAACAACCAATCACAGTACAG GTGTCTGGCTAAGTCCACCCTGCTGCTGATTCCTCTATTTGGAGTCAACTACATGGTGTTTGTCTACCTGGtggagacagagagcgacaggATGGCAGAATACAAGATTATCTTTGACCTGGGACTGGGGTCATTCCAGGTATACCACTACCTTAACCCCTGA
- the LOC120050318 gene encoding vasoactive intestinal polypeptide receptor 2-like isoform X2 produces MERSRVGLLLLTLCLLLTEVTGRNPTCHFIWELQRAELECHNQLEKQSLEPPGCGGLWDNISCWAPAAVGEEVTLSCPPALTHLFGRHGTFSRNCTEAGWSDIYPSISTVCWSSDNKPNKLLFYSVVKTLYTLGHSLSIIALITSTFTLCLIRRLHCTRNYIHVNLFVSFILRAVAVLVKDSVIFSQNQNTDCSTQPSLVGCKVSLVMFNYFIMANFFWLLVEGLYLQTLLLVTYSYTHLAVYLTIGWGLPSVFLVIWIFCRMYLEDTDCWERNDIPTPRRVINWPIMASVIYHPYPSPETTLL; encoded by the exons ATGGAGCGTTCACGGGTCGGTCTGCTGCTCCTCACGCTCTGCCTTTTACTTACG GAAGTCACCGGGAGAAATCCCACATGTCACTTCATCTGGGAGCTGCAGAGGGCGGAACTAGAATGTCACAATCAGCTGGAGAAACAATCACTAGAGCCTCCCG GCTGTGGTGGTCTATGGGACAACATCTCATGTTGGGCCCCAGCAGCAGTAGGGGAAGAGGTGACTCTCTCCTGCCCCCCTGCTCTCACACACCTCTTCGGACGACATG GTACCTTTAGTAGGAACTGTACTGAGGCTGGCTGGTCTGACATCTACCCCAGCATCAGCACTGTCTGCTGGTCCAGCGACAACAAACCTAACAAG CTGCTGTTCTACTCAGTGGTGAAGACTCTGTACACTCTGGGCCACAGTCTCTCAATTATTGCTCTCATCACCTCTACATTCACCCTCTGTCTGATCAg gaggctCCACTGCACTAGGAACTACATCCATGTGAACCTGTTTGTGTCGTTCATCTTGCGAGCCGTGGCTGTGCTGGTTAAAGACTCTGTCATCTTCTCCCAGAACCAAAACACTGACTGTAGCACACAGCCCTCACTG GTGGGCTGTAAGGTCAGTTTGGTGATGTTTAACTATTTCATAATGgctaacttcttctggctgctgGTGGAGGGGCTCTACCTACAGACACTGCTCCTGGTAACCTATTCATATACACACCTCGCTGTCTACCTCACAATCGGCTGGG gGTTACCCTCAGTATTTCTGGTGATCTGGATCTTCTGTAGGATGTATCTGGAAGACACCGA cTGCTGGGAGAGGAATGACATTCCTACCCCTAGGAGGGTGATCAACTGGCCCATAATGGCGTCTGTGATA TATCATCCGTATCCTAGTCCAGAAACTACTCTGCTCTGA